One Brassica napus cultivar Da-Ae unplaced genomic scaffold, Da-Ae ScsIHWf_1175;HRSCAF=1682, whole genome shotgun sequence genomic region harbors:
- the LOC106421955 gene encoding signal recognition particle subunit SRP68 — MGKKENEMSAMEIDDPKSDGSEQILPRFSMNVLQLMKTSQAQHGLRHGDYARYRRYCSARLRRLYKSLKFTHGRGKYTRRAILESTVTDVRFLHVVFYMTERAWSHAMDKRQLPDGPNARQRIYLIGRLRKAVKWASLFSSLCSNKTDSRTSLEAEAYASYMKGTLLFEQDQNWDTALACFRNARAVYEELGKYGDLENQVLCRERVEELEPSIEYCKHKIGKSNLQTSELLQIGEMEGPALDLFKAKIEAAMEEARSQQAASLTEFNWLGYRFPVSNPKSRVSILKAQDFEKELQGLGAESLPAEKKLTIYDKLFTAYHDARNTIRSDLVSAGNAESVKDDLNGLDKAVGAVLGQRTIERNQLLVKIAKSKLNKKRDDKTEKVTKPEELVRLYDLLLQNVADLSDLISSGRDRKPEEIAFEEECQRKSLAFRAERCFYLAKSYSLAGKRVEAYALYCRARSLAEDALSKFQSIANKDEGTIQELKAVSKECRANSCIEHATGIMEEEKAPEKLSKKISTISLNDTATKVEKYLVDKLEVYESAVGDANTKMAPKIERFPPAFQSIPRNPIVLDLAYNCIEFPVLDERKKKVQRGFISRLWG, encoded by the exons ATGGGGAAGAAGGAGAACGAGATGTCAGCAATGGAGATCGACGATCCCAAATCGGACGGCTCTGAGCAGATCCTTCCGAGGTTCTCGATGAATG TTCTGCAGCTGATGAAAACTTCTCAGGCGCAACATGGTCTGCGTCATGGTGACTATGCTCGCTATAG GAGGTATTGCTCAGCACGGTTGAGGAGGCTGTACAAGTCCTTGAAGTTTACTCATGGTCGTGGTAAATACACTCGGCGAGCCATACTTGAATCAACTGTCACTGATGTTAG GTTTCTCCATGTGGTTTTCTATATGACGGAGAGAGCATGGAGCCATGCAATGGACAAAAGACAGCTACCAGATGGGCCTAATGCAAGGCAGCGGATATATTTAATTGGTAGGCTGAGGAAGGCAGTAAAATGGGCTTCGCTTTTCTCAAGTCTGTGCTCTAATAAGACGGACTCCAGGACATCTTTGGAAGCTGAG GCATATGCTTCCTATATGAAAGGCACCCTGTTGTTTGAGCAAGATCAAAACTGGGATACTGCGTTGGCATGTTTCAGAAACGCCAG AGCTGTTTATGAGGAACTCGGGAAATACGGTGATCTAGAGAACCAGGTTCTTTGTCGGGAACGGGTTGAGGAGCTTGAGCCCAGTATTGAATActgcaaacacaaaattggCAAATCAAACTTGCAGACATCTGAACTACTTCAGATTGGTGAAATGGAAGGTCCTGCATTGGATCTTTTCAAAGCAAAGATAGAG GCTGCTATGGAAGAGGCCAGATCTCAACAAGCTGCATCTCTTACAGAGTTTAATTGGCTTGGCTACAGATTTCCAGTTTCCAACCCAAAATCTCGGGTTTCTATTTTAAAAG CCCAAGACTTTGAGAAGGAGCTACAGGGTCTAGGAGCAGAATCTCTCCCTGCAGAGAAAAAGCTGACcatatatgataaattattcACTGCATATCATGATGCGCGGAACACCATACGCAGTGACTTG GTAAGTGCAGGAAATGCTGAATCTGTCAAAGATGATCTAAATGGTCTGGACAAAGCTGTTGGAGCTGTGCTAGGACAAAGAACCATTGAAAGGAACCAGCTGTTGGTTAAAATAGCAAAGAGTAAACTGAACAAGAAACGTGATGATAAAACTGAAAAGGTTACTAAGCCTGAGGAGCTTGTTCGATTGTATGACCTTCTGTTACAG aATGTCGCTGATCTTTCTGACCTCATTAGCTCTGGAAGAGACAGGAAACCCGAAGAGATTGCCTTCGAAGAAGAGTGTCAGCGCAAAAGCTTAGCCTTTCGTGCTGAAAG GTGCTTCTACTTGGCAAAGTCATATAGCCTAGCAGGAAAAAGGGTTGAAGCATATGCCTTATATTGTCGAGCTCGATCTCTTGCTGAAGATGCCCTGAGCAAGTTTCAGAGCATAGCAAACAAAGATGAG GGAACAATCCAGGAACTGAAGGCAGTGAGCAAAGAATGCAGAGCTAATAGTTGCATAGAACATGCGACCGGGATCATGGAGGAAGAGAAGGCGCCAGAGAAGCTGTCAAAGAAAATCTCAACGATATCACTAAACGATACAGCCACTAAG GTGGAGAAATACCTGGTAGATAAACTGGAGGTGTATGAATCAGCGGTTGGAGATGCAAACACAAAAATGGCACCAAAGATCGAACGGTTCCCACCTGCATTTCAGTCTATACCTCGTAATCCAATTGTTCTAGACTTGGCCTACAATTGCATTGAGTTCCCAGTTCTTGACgaaaggaagaagaaagtcCAGAGGGGATTTATTAGTCGTCTctggggatga